In Oscillatoria sp. FACHB-1406, the DNA window CTCGAAGCGTCGTTTTGCACCCTCGAAACTTTTTAAGGCTGTTGCGATCGCGTCGAACTCCAATCCTAACAGCCGCGCTACCGCGATCGCTGCCAGGGCATTGCTAAGATTGTGCCGTCCGAGCAGTTGCAAATTCAACTCGCCCAATAACTCTCCCCGCTCCCAAATTTTAGCGCGCGTTCCCTGCCCGCTGTAGGTTGTCTCGGTGGCGATGTAGTCGGCTTCGCTGTTGGGATCGAGGCTGTAGGTAATCTGCGGGTTGAGGCGATCGCGCACCACCGCACAATCCTTGCACCCGACCAGGATTTTGCACTGCTGGGCAAAGGTTTGGAAGGTGCTGATGACTTGCTCGAGGCTGGTGTAATGGTCGGGATGATCCAGTTCGATATTGGTGACGATCCCGATATGCGGAACCAATTTTGTCAGCGTACCGTCCGATTCGTCAGCTTCTGCGACTAACACGCCTCCTTGCCCCAAACGCGCGTTTCCGCCCAACGTTTCGATCTCCCCGCCGACGATGACGGTGGGATCGAGACCGACTTGTACCAATAAGTGCGCGATCGCGCTACTGGTGGTCGTCTTGCCGTGAGTTCCCGCCACAGCAATGCTTTGGCTGTAGTCGCCCAGCAACCCCGCTAAGACATCCGAACGATGGAAAATCTCGTAACCCTTATCGAGGGCGGCTAAATACTCCAAATTCGTCGCCGCGATCGCTGTCGAACAGATCACCTGCGGGGAATCTCGGCGATCGGTCGGAACGACCGCACAGCCGCTCGAATTGCGACTTTGCCCTTCAATTTCGAGGGCATTGCTCGAAGATTGCGACTTCGAGGAAATCGATTGAAAAAAGTCTAAGTTCGTCGCTTCTTGAGCGCTAAAGATATGAGCGCCTGCCGACTGCAAGCGATCGGTAATCGGCGTGACCCGCAAATCCGAACCCGAAACAGGAAGCTTGCGTTTCGCTAAAATATATGCGAGCGCTGACATTCCAATGCCACCGATTCCGATAAAATGGAATGGTTTGCCCCGAAAATCAACAGTCTTTGACATCAAATCTCCTTCTACACCACACCGCGCACCATGTGCCTTTGATAATCACGCGCTATAATATCAGGAATTGATTTTCTCGGATCGCAGCTATCACAAATTTCTATCCTTAACCGAGATTTTCTTATTGATTCCGTTATCTCG includes these proteins:
- the murC gene encoding UDP-N-acetylmuramate--L-alanine ligase → MSKTVDFRGKPFHFIGIGGIGMSALAYILAKRKLPVSGSDLRVTPITDRLQSAGAHIFSAQEATNLDFFQSISSKSQSSSNALEIEGQSRNSSGCAVVPTDRRDSPQVICSTAIAATNLEYLAALDKGYEIFHRSDVLAGLLGDYSQSIAVAGTHGKTTTSSAIAHLLVQVGLDPTVIVGGEIETLGGNARLGQGGVLVAEADESDGTLTKLVPHIGIVTNIELDHPDHYTSLEQVISTFQTFAQQCKILVGCKDCAVVRDRLNPQITYSLDPNSEADYIATETTYSGQGTRAKIWERGELLGELNLQLLGRHNLSNALAAIAVARLLGLEFDAIATALKSFEGAKRRFEYRGEGGGITFFDDYAHHPSEIQVTLAAARLRVEDPHRVVAVFQPHRYSRVQTFLQEFARSFGDADIAIVTDIYSAGEANPDNLSGQTVADAIAAHHSHVIYQPTFNGLESCLKEILQPGDLALFLGAGNLNQIIPKLVAFYNP